The following proteins are co-located in the Aggregicoccus sp. 17bor-14 genome:
- a CDS encoding 3-oxoacyl-ACP synthase III family protein yields the protein MGGVRIIGAGAYVPPRVISNERIARAIPGWSAERIEEKTGIRERRFLWDFDDATGQALPPPEDAKHFFPRNGVDMAQVALERALAMAGVDAKELDGLFLVTCTPDRLNFSHDAMSLHHTLGMRTDAFALVLDDGCAGTPYMMDMAQRMISAGAYKTIAVIGSAFTSSLTNREVFTSELQLAPGKRPVNAYLSMYVFGDGAGAVVLRGGGRPDEGILHSLSGNEHGELVARRGGGQLNLPYQGRMKPVEMAFVVDGYAVARSYPTHMQHAVDGAFEKHPELRDQVKRYYFHQPNKRLMDSYTSRAGLPEDKVACNVDRYGNTSAAGKLILLAEDLEAGRVRLGSGDLVVTAAVGANVHYASQLIRL from the coding sequence ATGGGCGGCGTACGGATCATCGGAGCTGGGGCGTACGTGCCTCCGCGGGTCATCAGCAACGAGCGGATCGCACGAGCCATCCCGGGTTGGAGCGCAGAGCGGATCGAGGAGAAGACGGGCATCCGCGAGCGGCGCTTCCTCTGGGACTTCGACGACGCGACGGGGCAGGCCCTCCCCCCGCCCGAGGACGCGAAGCACTTCTTCCCGCGCAACGGCGTGGACATGGCGCAGGTGGCGCTCGAGCGCGCGCTGGCCATGGCGGGCGTGGACGCGAAGGAGCTGGACGGGCTCTTCCTCGTCACCTGCACGCCGGACCGGCTCAACTTCAGCCACGACGCGATGAGCCTGCACCACACGCTGGGCATGCGCACGGACGCGTTCGCGCTGGTGCTCGACGACGGCTGCGCGGGCACCCCCTACATGATGGACATGGCCCAGCGGATGATCTCCGCGGGCGCGTACAAGACCATCGCCGTGATCGGCTCCGCCTTCACCAGCTCGCTCACCAACCGCGAGGTCTTCACGAGCGAGCTGCAGCTCGCCCCCGGCAAGCGGCCCGTGAACGCGTACCTCTCCATGTACGTGTTCGGCGATGGCGCGGGCGCGGTGGTGCTGCGCGGCGGAGGCCGCCCGGACGAGGGCATCCTGCACAGCTTGAGCGGCAACGAGCACGGCGAGCTGGTGGCGCGCCGCGGCGGCGGCCAGCTCAACCTGCCCTACCAGGGCCGGATGAAGCCGGTGGAGATGGCCTTCGTGGTGGACGGCTACGCGGTGGCCCGCTCCTACCCCACGCACATGCAGCACGCGGTGGACGGCGCCTTCGAGAAGCACCCCGAGCTGCGCGACCAGGTGAAGCGCTACTACTTCCACCAGCCCAACAAGCGCCTCATGGACTCGTACACCAGCCGCGCGGGGCTGCCCGAGGACAAGGTCGCCTGCAACGTGGACCGCTACGGCAACACCTCTGCCGCCGGGAAGCTGATCCTGCTCGCCGAGGACCTCGAGGCGGGCCGCGTGCGCCTGGGCAGCGGAGACCTGGTGGTCACCGCCGCGGTGGGCGCCAACGTGCACTACGCCTCGCAGCTCATCCGCCTCTAG
- a CDS encoding sigma 54-interacting transcriptional regulator: protein MKQPPSVLKQGAAEAGYGGLWRRRTPLHVQVMTDPPLRGCWSVNLSATGIGLIAAPRGPEEGPREGSVLQLSFNLPGDALRVRALGEVRWRHDVPAGPESAAAASLGVHFTRFAEDDQVLLVRYLSGHRLQVAVVGAGAQEEARVRAALEPHASVHVCADEAALEAVLERGDLSCVVVCGPSEEVAAARVEALAARRAPEDSLRDLAPRVVYCAPSRPERLVALFNADKVFRALAPHPEGPDPEALTRAVLAACREHGVRTEQHRMGMELERHLHRQRHALGAGGEPGALPRAVPEAGEEPGFASPAMRRVRELLALAAPHRVAVLLQGETGTGKEVLARSLHQLSGDASGPFVVQDCGALTETLLESELFGHVKGAFTGAVADHPGLFVLAHGGTLFLDEIENTTPNLQAKLLRVLETGDVRPVGGVRSRRVDVRVVAASNRDLAEEVRSGRFRADLFYRLNSFTLDLPPLRTRPEDVLPLAQHFLELFNARLGRSARGLSPEAAAALQAYGWPGNVRELKNAMERAVLLSRDGEALGPGQLPDVVARAAAAAPAQAAPSTGTGSLRARLDALERALIREALARHGGVLRRAAAELQTDAVTLGRRARRHGLWGETPGTPEGDAS, encoded by the coding sequence ATGAAGCAGCCCCCTTCAGTGCTGAAGCAGGGGGCAGCGGAGGCCGGGTACGGCGGCCTGTGGCGGCGGCGCACACCGCTGCACGTGCAGGTGATGACGGATCCACCGCTGCGCGGCTGCTGGTCGGTGAACCTGAGCGCCACGGGCATCGGGCTGATCGCCGCGCCGCGCGGGCCCGAGGAGGGGCCGCGCGAGGGCAGCGTGCTGCAGCTCAGCTTCAACCTGCCGGGGGACGCGCTGCGGGTGCGCGCGCTGGGCGAGGTGCGCTGGCGCCACGACGTGCCCGCGGGCCCCGAGAGCGCGGCGGCGGCGAGCCTGGGGGTGCACTTCACGCGCTTCGCCGAGGACGACCAGGTGCTGCTGGTGCGCTACCTCAGCGGGCACCGGCTGCAGGTGGCGGTGGTGGGGGCGGGCGCCCAGGAGGAGGCGCGGGTGCGCGCGGCGCTGGAGCCGCACGCGAGCGTGCACGTGTGCGCGGACGAGGCGGCGCTGGAGGCGGTGCTCGAGCGCGGCGACCTCTCCTGCGTGGTGGTGTGCGGGCCCAGCGAGGAGGTGGCGGCGGCGCGCGTGGAGGCGCTCGCGGCGCGCCGCGCGCCCGAGGACTCGCTGCGCGACCTCGCCCCGCGCGTCGTCTACTGCGCGCCCTCGCGGCCCGAGCGCCTGGTGGCGCTGTTCAACGCGGACAAGGTGTTCCGCGCGCTCGCCCCGCACCCCGAGGGGCCGGACCCGGAGGCGCTCACGCGCGCCGTGCTCGCCGCCTGCCGCGAGCACGGGGTGCGCACCGAGCAACACCGCATGGGCATGGAGCTCGAGCGCCACCTGCACCGCCAGCGCCACGCGCTGGGCGCGGGCGGCGAGCCGGGTGCCCTGCCGCGCGCGGTGCCCGAGGCGGGTGAGGAGCCGGGCTTCGCGTCCCCTGCGATGCGCCGCGTGCGCGAGCTGCTCGCGCTCGCCGCGCCGCACCGGGTGGCGGTGCTGCTGCAGGGCGAGACGGGCACGGGCAAGGAGGTGCTCGCGCGCAGCCTGCACCAGCTGAGCGGCGACGCGAGCGGCCCCTTCGTGGTGCAGGACTGCGGCGCGCTCACCGAGACGCTGCTGGAGAGCGAGCTGTTCGGCCACGTGAAGGGGGCCTTCACCGGCGCGGTGGCGGACCACCCCGGCCTCTTCGTGCTCGCGCACGGCGGCACGCTGTTCCTGGACGAGATCGAGAACACGACGCCCAACCTGCAGGCGAAGCTGCTGCGCGTGCTGGAGACGGGGGACGTGCGGCCGGTGGGCGGCGTGCGCTCGCGCCGGGTGGACGTGCGCGTGGTGGCGGCGAGCAACCGCGACCTCGCCGAGGAGGTGCGCAGCGGGCGCTTCCGCGCGGACCTCTTCTACCGCCTCAACTCCTTCACCCTGGACCTGCCCCCGCTGCGCACGCGGCCCGAGGACGTGCTGCCGCTCGCGCAGCACTTCCTCGAGCTCTTCAACGCCCGGCTGGGGCGCTCGGCGCGCGGGCTCTCGCCGGAGGCGGCGGCGGCGCTGCAGGCCTACGGCTGGCCGGGCAACGTGCGCGAGCTGAAGAACGCGATGGAGCGCGCGGTGCTGCTCTCGCGCGACGGGGAGGCGCTGGGCCCCGGGCAGCTGCCGGACGTCGTGGCGCGCGCGGCCGCCGCAGCGCCCGCGCAGGCCGCGCCCTCCACCGGCACGGGCTCGCTGCGCGCGCGGCTGGACGCGCTGGAGCGGGCGCTGATCCGCGAGGCGCTCGCGCGCCACGGCGGCGTGCTGCGGCGCGCGGCCGCGGAGCTGCAGACGGACGCGGTCACCCTCGGCCGGCGCGCGCGGCGCCACGGCCTGTGGGGCGAAACACCCGGGACGCCCGAAGGCGACGCCTCATAG